One window from the genome of Hemitrygon akajei chromosome 4, sHemAka1.3, whole genome shotgun sequence encodes:
- the gask1b gene encoding Golgi-associated kinase 1B yields MTSLKPGKPCFLFAASCVRIASGRRPKIRRGLVIAAAFLLYAFVVMQGNVLFQVWDVEYDGKRDAEPVSRFPGLLRAGESEQERITSNPNVVYITLRSKRIKPANIRGTVRPKLRKKWKTKRAQAAQYGDPSLFTGRDNEPIDHRLGEAEDSALLPLARVKVERRSKSSKETGERRSHQAENPDTGSNIRIYSDSAPFWLSTADINAMRFLADSSITQFHKVPRTGRPPLILFEGIGRDQHPVDWRVVDAGRRDLPKASSCRQPCGVLKRPVDVSEVFAFHLDRILGLNRTLPAVARRVRFVKDDLLRPVILWDDSLLVTDNDTQSTVKLDWMSYQQLLKWKCWVHGKVPKPDWRCTNIHHYEWCKLALFDFLLQVYNRLDRNCCGFRPRKEDTCVQNGLKMKCGNQADINLFHILYRERDPRHLVFTDNKGYFDRNEDNLNFKVLEGITEFPESAISILKNGLLRARLLQSLFLDKLYWESQGGRRGIEKLIDVIERRATIFLTYINAHGFKVLPMNE; encoded by the exons ATGACTTCTCTCAAACCCGGCAAACCCTGCTTCTTGTTCGCTGCCTCTTGTGTCCGGATAGCAAGTGGGAGACGTCCCAAGATCAGGAGGGGTTTGGTGATCGCCGCAGCCTTTTTGCTTTATGCCTTCGTTGTGATGCAGGGCAACGTTTTATTCCAGGTCTGGGACGTTGAATATGACGGCAAGAGGGATGCCGAGCCCGTTAGTCGATTCCCCGGCCTCCTCCGAGCCGGGGAAAGCGAGCAAGAGAGGATTACCTCCAACCCCAATGTGGTGTACATAACACTCCGATCAAAAAGGATAAAACCGGCCAATATCAGGGGAACAGTGAGGCCCAAACTCAGGAAGAAGTGGAAAACTAAACGCGCACAAGCTGCGCAGTACGGTGATCCCAGCTTATTCACTGGTCGGGACAATGAACCGATAGACCACAGACTGGGGGAAGCGGAGGACTCGGCCCTTTTACCTCTCGCCAGAGTTAAGGTGGAACGTAGGTCGAAAAGTTCAAAAGAAACGGGAGAAAGGAGATCCCATCAAGCGGAGAATCCAGACACTGGGAGCAATATTAGGATTTACAGCGATAGCGCTCCTTTCTGGCTCAGCACGGCGGACATCAATGCCATGCGCTTCCTAGCCGATTCCAGCATCACTCAGTTCCACAAGGTCCCCCGAACTGGACGTCCACCTCTGATCTTATTTGAAGGAATCGGCAGAGATCAGCACCCCGTTGATTGGCGAGTGGTCGATGCTGGACGCCGGGACCTTCCAAAAGCGTCCAGCTGCCGACAGCCGTGCGGGGTTCTCAAGAGACCCGTGGATGTCAGCGAAGTGTTTGCTTTCCATCTGGACCGCATCTTGGGGTTGAACAGGACTCTTCCCGCCGTGGCCAGAAGGGTTCGTTTTGTTAAAG ATGACTTACTTCGCCCTGTTATTCTCTGGGATGATTCCTTGCTAGTGACTGATAATGATACTCAGTCTACAGTCAAATTGGATTGGATGTCTTACCAGCAATTACTAAAATGGAAGTGTTGGGTCCATGGCAAAGTTCCTAAGCCAGATTGGAGGTGTACAAATATTCACCACTATGAGTGGTGCAAGCTAGCTCTTTTTGATTTTCTACTGCAG GTATATAATCGACTGGACCGAAACTGCTGCGGATTCCGGCCCAGAAAGGAAGATACCTGTGTTCAAAATGGCTTGAAAATGAAATGTGGCAATCAAGCTGACATCAACTTGTTTCACATATTGTACAGAGAACGTGATCCGCGGCATTTGGTCTTCACAGACAATAAAGGCTATTTTGACAGAAATGAGGATAACCTAAATTTTAAAGTACTAGAAGGAATAACTGA ATTTCCAGAGTCTGCTATCTCTATCTTGAAGAATGGACTTCTTCGAGCGAGGCTTCTTCAGTCTTTATTCCTGGACAAGCTGTACTGGGAGAGCCAGGGTGGTCGCAGAGGAATAGAGAAGCTGATTGATGTGATTGAAAGGAGGGCAACAATCTTTCTCACTTACATTAATGCACATGGGTTCAAGGTGCTTCCAATGAATGAGTAA